A window of Pirellula sp. SH-Sr6A contains these coding sequences:
- a CDS encoding ABC transporter permease subunit: MSDRIAKQVITIGGIGTIFVVMLVVFVLVGNVLPLFQANRSHPLGAIPSASSEPVLAAGVDEYGEVLWTLDATSTLRFYSVSSGEVLETHSPVGEANATPAAEGGRATCVSVSDDDASLLVGYADGSVRPITFGYQVAFLKASELPAEVQFTQQDWMVFDGAIYRQTNSGLIRRQRIDGLVFHPSVPLFASAVVAVDWKTPQAVSSFDASVTWLWGATDGNALVLARTDNKVNAITDAVSQESTQWQHRPERDPSSPWYGLMIDSRGTSLAAVDRTGKVTYWNAEEDGKLLASKTHLSLAGSESQLTCTTPLLGRTSFVLGAESGHIEAVAMSAVEQTQELMSIHRFEGDLGSVKSMAASPTARVLAGIFEDGDLAIYYVPTNRRLAKWKVGDEGGDSTGSKVQSVVENKGASVQPSVFFSSNAEVVGAVTDRGVSLWRVTIPHPEASWMGFFGRLWYEGYPSPQHVWQSSTGNIEGEYKFGFMPLIFGTFKATFYSMLIGAPIALMAAIFGSEFMSSRWRTRFKPAIELMASVPSVVLGFIGALVLAPLLRDHLMACLLAVPMVLFLFLLGAHCWLLLPNRLAIRAKHWRLPILIVLIPIGVYLATLVAAPLEEVLFGGSVTQWLAGQIGSGWPGWFSIGLLPIALLVAWVMSGPLNPRMQSIAASMTPFRFAIFNLGFFLLGVVSVFVLSALIATALHGIGLDPRGPVLGPYQERNALLVGCILGFAIIPLIYTISEDALQSVPQHLRSASLGCGATTWQTTIRVVVPTAMSGLFSAMMIGFGRAVGETMVVLMAAGNTPLMDINPMNGYRTLSATLATELPEAARGSTHYHGLFLAALLLFCFTLVANTVAELVRMRFRKRAYQL, encoded by the coding sequence ATGTCGGATCGGATCGCAAAGCAAGTGATCACCATCGGGGGGATCGGAACCATCTTCGTCGTGATGTTGGTGGTTTTTGTCTTGGTCGGGAATGTGCTTCCCCTGTTCCAGGCCAATCGATCGCATCCGCTCGGCGCGATTCCCTCGGCGAGCAGCGAACCAGTTCTGGCTGCAGGAGTGGACGAGTATGGAGAGGTTCTTTGGACCCTCGATGCCACATCCACCCTTCGCTTTTACTCCGTTAGCTCGGGGGAAGTCCTCGAAACGCATTCTCCCGTGGGCGAAGCAAATGCCACGCCGGCGGCAGAGGGTGGGCGAGCCACGTGCGTTTCGGTGTCGGACGACGATGCGAGCTTGCTCGTAGGCTACGCAGATGGATCGGTGCGACCGATCACATTCGGCTACCAGGTCGCATTTCTCAAAGCGAGCGAATTGCCGGCCGAGGTTCAGTTCACCCAGCAGGATTGGATGGTTTTCGATGGTGCCATTTATCGCCAGACCAACTCGGGGCTGATCCGACGTCAGCGCATCGACGGCTTGGTTTTTCATCCTTCGGTACCTCTTTTCGCATCTGCGGTCGTGGCGGTGGACTGGAAGACTCCCCAGGCCGTATCCAGTTTCGACGCGTCGGTGACTTGGCTGTGGGGCGCAACCGATGGGAACGCGTTGGTGTTGGCCCGTACCGACAATAAGGTGAATGCGATCACCGACGCGGTAAGTCAGGAGTCCACGCAGTGGCAGCATCGACCAGAGCGCGATCCCAGCTCGCCATGGTATGGGCTGATGATCGACTCGCGTGGAACGAGTTTGGCGGCGGTTGATCGCACAGGAAAGGTCACCTATTGGAACGCCGAAGAGGACGGCAAGCTTCTGGCGTCTAAAACTCACCTTTCGCTGGCGGGGAGCGAAAGCCAGCTGACTTGCACGACCCCTCTATTGGGGAGAACCTCGTTTGTATTGGGAGCGGAATCGGGACATATCGAAGCGGTGGCGATGTCGGCGGTCGAGCAAACCCAGGAATTGATGTCGATCCATCGCTTTGAAGGAGATCTCGGCTCGGTGAAGTCGATGGCTGCTTCTCCTACAGCTAGAGTGCTCGCAGGGATATTCGAGGACGGTGATTTGGCGATCTACTACGTACCGACGAATCGGAGACTGGCCAAATGGAAGGTGGGTGACGAGGGGGGAGATTCGACGGGGAGCAAGGTTCAATCCGTTGTCGAAAACAAGGGTGCTTCGGTGCAGCCTTCGGTTTTCTTTTCCTCGAATGCTGAAGTGGTGGGTGCGGTGACGGACCGCGGGGTATCTCTCTGGCGTGTCACCATTCCGCACCCCGAGGCGAGTTGGATGGGATTCTTTGGTCGGCTTTGGTATGAGGGGTATCCCTCTCCGCAGCATGTGTGGCAGAGCAGCACGGGAAACATCGAAGGGGAATACAAATTCGGGTTTATGCCTTTGATTTTCGGTACGTTCAAAGCGACGTTTTATTCCATGTTGATCGGAGCTCCGATCGCGCTGATGGCTGCGATATTCGGGAGCGAGTTTATGAGCAGTCGATGGCGAACGCGGTTTAAGCCCGCGATTGAGTTGATGGCGAGCGTCCCGAGCGTCGTGTTGGGATTCATTGGAGCGTTGGTTTTAGCCCCTCTTCTTCGCGATCATTTGATGGCGTGTTTGCTGGCTGTTCCGATGGTCCTCTTCCTGTTCTTGTTGGGGGCGCACTGTTGGCTGTTGCTTCCGAATCGATTGGCGATTCGGGCGAAACATTGGCGGCTGCCGATTTTGATTGTCTTGATTCCAATAGGCGTTTACCTTGCCACACTTGTCGCAGCACCTCTCGAAGAGGTTCTTTTTGGGGGAAGCGTGACACAGTGGCTGGCGGGGCAGATCGGTTCCGGGTGGCCGGGTTGGTTTTCCATCGGATTGCTTCCCATCGCGCTGTTGGTGGCATGGGTCATGAGCGGGCCGTTGAATCCGAGGATGCAGTCGATTGCAGCGTCGATGACACCCTTTCGATTTGCTATCTTCAATTTAGGATTCTTCCTGTTGGGGGTAGTATCCGTCTTCGTTCTGAGCGCGTTGATCGCGACCGCATTGCATGGGATCGGCCTCGACCCGCGAGGGCCCGTGCTGGGACCCTATCAAGAGCGTAATGCGCTCTTGGTGGGATGTATTTTGGGGTTCGCGATTATCCCGTTGATCTACACCATTTCCGAGGATGCGCTTCAATCGGTGCCTCAGCATTTGCGAAGTGCTTCCTTGGGGTGCGGAGCGACGACTTGGCAGACGACCATTCGCGTGGTGGTGCCAACAGCGATGAGCGGTCTCTTTAGCGCGATGATGATCGGTTTTGGTCGCGCGGTAGGAGAGACTATGGTGGTATTGATGGCTGCCGGGAACACACCGTTGATGGATATCAATCCAATGAATGGGTATCGCACCCTATCGGCCACCTTGGCGACGGAGTTGCCCGAAGCGGCCCGGGGATCGACGCATTACCACGGGCTCTTTTTGGCCGCGCTCCTCTTGTTCTGTTTTACGTTGGTAGCGAACACGGTCGCGGAGTTGGTGAGAATGCGATTCAGAAAGCGAGCGTATCAGTTATGA
- a CDS encoding PQQ-binding-like beta-propeller repeat protein has product MWWLGILIAICIETSWPEFRGGDRDGVVKQSKIPLEWSEDRNIAWRVELPGLGWSSPVIEDGCIFLTTAVPQGPGLSLQVLALSERDGKRLWSREVVALPNAPAIHLKNSHASPTPILNDGFLYVHFGTHGTAKLSQKTGEMVWLCQDLKYSPVHGSGGSPVLHANRLFVICDGSQSPFVAAIDASSGQVVWKRARTVGARISHSFGTPRVAKVNEQWQLLAPGPDHMAGYDLNTGEEIWKVRAPGWSVVPQPIVGHGMVFYNHDFDHPELMAVRLGGEGDLTESHVVWRQKKGAPSTPTPVLVGEELYYVSDDGIASCVDAKTGAKHWMERLGGNFSASPVWVQGKLLFVDESGVATWVEASKTFRVIGKNELPGRAFATPAFQGDSMFLRTEKFLYKVTSDEKE; this is encoded by the coding sequence ATGTGGTGGCTAGGAATTCTTATCGCGATCTGCATCGAGACGAGTTGGCCTGAGTTTCGGGGCGGAGATCGCGATGGCGTCGTGAAGCAGTCCAAGATCCCGTTGGAATGGTCGGAGGATCGGAACATCGCTTGGCGCGTCGAACTCCCGGGTTTGGGTTGGTCCTCGCCGGTGATCGAGGATGGGTGCATCTTTTTGACCACTGCCGTACCGCAGGGGCCTGGCCTATCGCTTCAAGTGCTCGCACTGTCAGAACGAGACGGAAAGCGTTTATGGAGCCGCGAAGTGGTTGCGTTACCGAATGCGCCGGCGATTCATTTGAAGAACAGTCATGCGAGTCCCACACCCATCTTGAACGATGGGTTCCTCTATGTGCACTTCGGAACGCATGGTACGGCCAAGCTTTCGCAGAAAACGGGTGAGATGGTGTGGCTTTGCCAGGATCTCAAGTATTCGCCTGTGCATGGTAGCGGTGGGTCTCCGGTGTTGCATGCCAACAGGCTTTTTGTGATCTGCGATGGAAGCCAAAGTCCTTTCGTTGCAGCGATCGATGCCAGTTCGGGTCAAGTCGTTTGGAAGAGGGCGAGAACGGTCGGAGCCAGGATTTCCCATTCCTTTGGTACACCACGGGTGGCGAAGGTAAACGAGCAATGGCAACTGCTTGCACCGGGGCCCGATCACATGGCCGGGTACGACCTGAACACGGGCGAGGAAATTTGGAAGGTTCGGGCTCCGGGTTGGTCGGTTGTTCCTCAACCGATCGTGGGGCATGGCATGGTCTTTTACAACCATGATTTCGACCATCCTGAACTTATGGCCGTACGGCTCGGTGGTGAGGGGGATCTAACCGAGAGTCACGTCGTGTGGAGACAAAAGAAGGGCGCTCCCAGTACACCAACTCCCGTCTTGGTCGGAGAGGAACTGTATTACGTATCGGATGATGGCATCGCGTCGTGCGTCGATGCGAAGACGGGCGCAAAGCATTGGATGGAACGGCTCGGTGGAAACTTCTCCGCGTCACCAGTCTGGGTGCAAGGAAAGCTTCTCTTTGTCGATGAATCCGGCGTGGCGACTTGGGTGGAAGCCAGCAAGACATTCCGGGTTATCGGGAAAAATGAGCTGCCAGGAAGAGCCTTTGCAACCCCTGCGTTCCAGGGTGATTCCATGTTCCTGCGAACGGAAAAGTTCCTTTACAAGGTAACTAGCGACGAGAAAGAGTAA
- a CDS encoding phosphoribosylformylglycinamidine synthase subunit PurQ — protein MAKPKVLVLRAPGTNCDQETAYAFELAGAEPVRLHVNQLIENSTLASKFQILCFPGGFSYGDDISAGRILATQIHTFLGDMLEMFKQEDRLVLGICNGFQIMMRLGIFFDSDDATPPATLTWNQQGRFEDRWVHLKPSSSKCVFLKGIDTCYYPMAHAEGRFLFRDDASRKHLIANEQIAIQYCSADGTTGDAILPHPTNPNGAEMNVAGICDPSGRIFGLMPHPERHLFPTNHPQWTRRDSQPKHGEGLKLFQNAVAYFGT, from the coding sequence ATGGCGAAACCGAAAGTCCTTGTGTTGCGGGCCCCTGGAACCAACTGCGATCAGGAAACCGCCTACGCTTTCGAGCTGGCTGGCGCGGAACCGGTACGCCTGCACGTCAATCAATTGATCGAAAACAGCACGCTGGCTTCCAAATTCCAAATCCTGTGCTTTCCCGGTGGATTCAGCTACGGAGACGACATTTCGGCAGGGCGAATTTTAGCCACGCAGATTCACACATTCCTGGGCGATATGCTCGAGATGTTCAAGCAGGAGGATCGATTGGTCCTCGGTATTTGCAACGGATTCCAAATCATGATGCGATTAGGGATCTTTTTCGACAGCGACGATGCGACTCCTCCAGCCACACTGACTTGGAATCAACAGGGCCGATTCGAAGACCGCTGGGTCCACCTGAAACCCTCGTCGTCGAAGTGCGTCTTCTTGAAGGGAATCGATACGTGCTATTACCCTATGGCACACGCCGAAGGTCGATTTCTCTTTCGAGACGATGCATCACGAAAACACTTGATCGCCAACGAGCAAATCGCCATCCAGTACTGCAGCGCCGACGGTACCACGGGAGATGCGATCCTGCCCCATCCCACCAACCCCAACGGTGCGGAAATGAACGTGGCAGGTATCTGCGACCCCTCCGGCCGCATCTTCGGATTGATGCCGCACCCTGAACGACATCTGTTCCCGACCAATCATCCGCAGTGGACCCGACGCGATTCGCAACCAAAACACGGTGAAGGACTCAAGCTATTCCAGAATGCCGTAGCGTACTTCGGCACATAA
- the panC gene encoding pantoate--beta-alanine ligase, with translation MRVVHSPHEIYSQLTHERSTGRSVGLVPTMGALHAGHLSLVEQAKRDCDIAVATIFVNPTQFGPHEDFSKYPRTLDCDLELLRKINCDYVFVPSSEQIYAPGHSTFIDPPAVSRLWEGEIRPGHFRGVATIVFKLFMMAPAHVAFFGRKDYQQVAVIRTMVEELNLPIRIEICDTIREADGLAMSSRNRYLSTTERTRALGLWRALQHARELVEQNVVDVAKIEAAMAEILHTAPIDAIDYARIVDALTLEPLEQIDDVAVAIIAARLGTTRLIDNLTLSRR, from the coding sequence GTGCGAGTCGTTCATTCCCCACATGAGATCTACTCGCAGCTGACGCACGAACGTTCCACCGGTCGTTCCGTCGGTCTCGTTCCCACCATGGGCGCGTTGCATGCAGGTCATCTCTCTCTGGTCGAACAAGCCAAACGCGATTGCGATATTGCCGTGGCAACTATCTTCGTGAATCCGACCCAATTCGGTCCCCACGAGGACTTCTCCAAGTATCCGCGAACACTCGATTGCGACCTTGAACTACTCCGCAAAATAAATTGCGATTACGTTTTCGTTCCATCCTCGGAACAAATCTATGCACCTGGGCACTCCACCTTTATTGACCCGCCGGCGGTATCGCGTTTGTGGGAAGGGGAAATCCGACCTGGTCACTTTCGAGGCGTGGCAACGATCGTCTTCAAACTCTTTATGATGGCACCCGCTCACGTCGCGTTCTTCGGTCGCAAAGACTATCAGCAGGTCGCAGTGATTCGAACAATGGTCGAGGAATTGAACCTCCCCATCCGCATCGAAATCTGCGATACGATCCGAGAGGCTGACGGACTGGCGATGAGCAGTCGAAATCGATACTTGAGCACGACAGAACGGACGCGCGCACTCGGGCTCTGGAGAGCCTTGCAACACGCGCGCGAACTGGTGGAACAAAACGTCGTCGACGTGGCTAAAATCGAAGCCGCTATGGCAGAGATATTGCACACGGCCCCAATCGATGCGATTGACTACGCTCGAATCGTCGATGCCCTGACGCTGGAACCGCTTGAGCAAATCGACGATGTGGCGGTGGCAATCATCGCGGCTAGGCTGGGGACGACAAGACTGATCGACAACCTTACTCTTTCTCGTCGCTAG
- a CDS encoding DUF1501 domain-containing protein yields the protein MTKANFCGRTRRELLWQTGCGFGGVALTSLLSGDGFFSKAQADQQRPVPSAYLPKEAAKAKSVIFLFMYGGPSQIDTFDYKPNMVGMDNKTITVKTFGRGGHRNEGRIVEPRWKFKQYGECGKWVSDLFPNLGHCVDDIAFLHSMTADSPIHGSAMLMMNSGKILSGSPSLGSWINYGLGTVNEDLPGYVVMLDPSGGPISGAKNWSSGYMPANYQGTILRAKGAPLLDLQPPAGVSRELQRELIDAISENNTAHMEQRAHNSELAARIKSYELAFKMQQSAPEVVDLAQETQETLDLYGVGDPKTDDFGRRCLLARRMVERGVRFIQLYSGGSHNDANWDAHGDLETNHNLHAGRTDKPIAALLKDLKRRGLLDSTLVVWGGEFGRQPVAEYQASTGRDHNSYGFTMWMAGGGIKGGQSVGTTDELGAAAVERPLHVKNLHATVLTQMGLDPNKLSYFYSGLDQKLVGVEHVAPVQELIA from the coding sequence ATGACAAAAGCCAATTTCTGTGGACGAACACGCAGGGAACTCCTTTGGCAAACCGGTTGCGGTTTCGGCGGTGTCGCGCTGACTTCGCTCCTCAGCGGTGACGGGTTCTTTTCGAAGGCCCAGGCCGATCAACAACGACCTGTCCCCTCTGCTTACTTGCCCAAAGAGGCAGCCAAAGCCAAGTCGGTCATTTTTCTGTTCATGTACGGTGGTCCCAGTCAGATCGATACATTCGATTACAAGCCCAACATGGTGGGGATGGACAATAAGACCATCACCGTCAAAACGTTCGGCCGGGGAGGCCACCGCAATGAGGGACGGATTGTTGAACCTCGATGGAAATTCAAACAGTATGGCGAATGCGGAAAGTGGGTCAGCGACCTCTTCCCGAACCTTGGACATTGCGTCGACGATATCGCCTTCCTCCATTCGATGACGGCGGATTCTCCGATCCACGGATCGGCGATGCTCATGATGAATTCCGGCAAGATCCTCAGCGGATCTCCATCGCTCGGTTCCTGGATCAACTATGGCCTCGGAACCGTGAACGAGGACCTGCCCGGCTATGTCGTCATGCTCGATCCCTCCGGCGGCCCGATCAGCGGCGCGAAGAACTGGTCAAGTGGATACATGCCCGCGAATTACCAGGGAACGATCCTTCGAGCCAAAGGGGCTCCTCTCCTTGACCTGCAACCCCCCGCAGGTGTTTCGCGCGAACTGCAACGGGAACTCATCGACGCCATTTCGGAAAACAATACGGCTCACATGGAACAGCGAGCCCACAACTCCGAGCTTGCCGCACGCATCAAGAGCTATGAGCTCGCATTCAAAATGCAGCAGTCGGCCCCGGAAGTCGTCGACTTGGCTCAAGAAACCCAAGAGACGCTCGACCTTTACGGGGTCGGAGATCCGAAGACCGACGATTTCGGGCGCCGATGCTTGCTTGCCCGACGCATGGTCGAGCGGGGCGTTCGATTCATCCAGCTCTATTCCGGCGGCTCTCACAACGATGCCAACTGGGATGCACACGGAGACTTGGAAACCAATCACAATCTCCATGCTGGACGCACCGATAAACCGATCGCAGCCCTTCTAAAGGACTTGAAACGCCGAGGCTTGCTCGACAGCACCTTGGTCGTGTGGGGCGGGGAGTTTGGACGCCAACCGGTCGCGGAATACCAAGCCAGCACGGGGCGAGACCATAACTCGTACGGTTTCACCATGTGGATGGCAGGAGGTGGTATCAAAGGCGGACAGTCCGTTGGCACCACTGATGAGCTTGGTGCTGCCGCCGTCGAACGCCCCCTTCACGTGAAGAATCTTCACGCGACCGTGTTGACCCAAATGGGACTGGATCCCAACAAGCTTTCCTATTTCTACAGCGGCCTCGATCAAAAGTTGGTCGGCGTCGAACACGTGGCCCCGGTCCAGGAACTGATCGCGTAA
- a CDS encoding PstS family phosphate ABC transporter substrate-binding protein, with protein MRNSKPILCLWGLLLGALSVSSVAWGQSVDAKLSAYKPSPGPSGQLKSVGSDTMNTLMLQWTEKFKTYYRGVRTEVEGQGSSKAMPALIEGAASFGPMSRDAKTNEIADFEKKFGYKPTLLPTGIDLLAIYVHRDCPLDSITLEQADAIFSSTRKLGGEPILTWGQLGLTGEYEKQPIALFGRNAASGTYGFFKEKVLGNGDFLDSVNEQPGSTAVISSIGENKFAMGYSGIGYKTAAVKALKLSSKNGAPAIEPSAENAYNGSYPLARYLYLAVNYKPTSKLEPLRREFIKFIFSKEGQELLVKDGYFPVDAKIAEKAFKMVGIQ; from the coding sequence ATGCGAAATTCCAAGCCAATTCTTTGTTTATGGGGGCTACTGCTCGGAGCCCTGTCGGTGTCCTCGGTTGCCTGGGGACAGTCGGTGGACGCCAAGCTTTCGGCTTACAAACCGAGTCCTGGCCCTTCGGGGCAGTTGAAGTCGGTCGGCTCCGACACCATGAACACGTTGATGTTGCAGTGGACGGAGAAGTTCAAAACCTACTATCGGGGTGTTCGGACAGAGGTAGAGGGACAAGGCTCGTCGAAGGCGATGCCGGCGCTCATCGAGGGCGCGGCCAGCTTTGGACCGATGAGCCGGGATGCAAAAACCAACGAGATCGCAGACTTTGAGAAAAAGTTCGGTTACAAGCCGACCTTGCTTCCCACCGGAATCGATTTGTTGGCGATTTATGTGCACCGGGATTGCCCGCTCGATTCCATCACCTTGGAGCAGGCCGATGCGATTTTTTCCAGCACTCGGAAGCTGGGTGGGGAGCCGATTTTGACTTGGGGGCAACTCGGGCTGACGGGGGAATACGAGAAGCAGCCCATTGCGTTGTTCGGCCGCAATGCCGCATCGGGAACGTATGGTTTTTTCAAAGAAAAAGTGCTCGGGAACGGGGACTTTCTGGATAGCGTGAACGAGCAGCCGGGGAGCACGGCGGTGATTTCTTCCATCGGGGAAAACAAATTCGCGATGGGTTACAGCGGTATCGGTTACAAGACGGCTGCGGTGAAGGCACTCAAGCTCTCTTCGAAGAATGGTGCGCCAGCTATCGAGCCATCCGCAGAAAATGCCTACAATGGGTCCTATCCGCTGGCTCGGTATTTGTATTTGGCCGTGAATTACAAACCGACCAGCAAACTGGAGCCTCTCCGCCGAGAATTCATCAAGTTCATCTTCAGCAAAGAAGGACAGGAACTGTTGGTGAAAGATGGGTATTTCCCCGTCGATGCTAAGATTGCGGAAAAGGCTTTCAAGATGGTTGGCATCCAGTAA
- a CDS encoding PSD1 and planctomycete cytochrome C domain-containing protein, translating to MDIDFAKQIRPLLAKNCYSCHGTDTKESGLALHEFDLATREAESGSRAIVPNSPEESELLKRITSSDPSVRMPPEGEGLTPAQADLIRRWIEQGAEYKAHWAFLPLSNPRIPTESASPTLGKEPAFVRQNPIDAFIASGWLEKGLATSGRAEPRTLIRRLYFDVLGVPPEQSVVESFAANPTDEAYEKLVDELLSDPRFGERMARDWLDVVRYAETNSFERDGPKPNAYHYRDYVIESFNEDKSYRQFIIEQLAGDEVESPTTESLTATGFYRLGIWDDEPADPLQARFDEYDDLVTTIGQGIMGLTVNCARCHDHKIDPIPQKDYYQMVAFLRDVTSYGSRGDERSNSQIDVSTAEVRQQSVQFKERIKEIRRLRREIENEGIATMNDEDKTAAKSPDRDKVIASKLKDQLTEGRWMEYEALKQELDQVNKKIEQLQTEFRLGLARKESAPPDTHLLLRGSPQAEGDKVDPDYPELFQEAAPKIQNSQPGASSAGRRIVLARWLTSDSNRLTGRVIVNRIWQHHFGRGIVRSANNFGQMGDPPTHPELLDFLVQELVRSDWRLKPLHRMMLLSETYRQSSIAGDEDVEKDPQNDLFARFNARRLSAEELRDSVLAVSGRIEYSKYGPSIFPEVSDDVKATQSVPGKGWNNSSQREQSRRSIYIHIKRSLVPPELSVFDYPETDVTCEARFLTTQAAQALNMLNGGFIQKHATLLANFVAPQRDSLEERLALAIETVNTRPADRSEIERGVRRIQILRDKFRLSESDAFREYCLVLLNSNEFLYLD from the coding sequence GTGGATATCGATTTCGCCAAACAGATCCGTCCGTTGCTGGCCAAGAATTGCTACTCCTGCCACGGGACGGACACCAAGGAGTCGGGCCTGGCGCTGCACGAATTCGATTTGGCCACCCGCGAGGCCGAAAGCGGGAGTCGAGCGATTGTTCCGAACTCCCCTGAGGAAAGCGAACTGCTGAAACGGATCACCAGCTCGGATCCTTCCGTTCGCATGCCCCCCGAAGGAGAAGGTTTGACGCCTGCCCAAGCCGATTTGATCCGTCGTTGGATCGAGCAGGGAGCGGAGTACAAAGCGCATTGGGCGTTTCTCCCCCTGTCCAACCCTCGCATCCCTACCGAGTCCGCGTCCCCCACGCTTGGAAAGGAACCCGCGTTTGTGCGGCAAAATCCGATCGACGCGTTTATCGCATCGGGGTGGTTGGAGAAGGGGCTTGCTACATCCGGACGAGCAGAACCTCGCACCCTCATTCGGCGCCTGTATTTCGACGTTCTTGGCGTGCCCCCCGAGCAATCCGTCGTGGAATCCTTTGCTGCAAATCCGACCGATGAGGCCTACGAGAAACTGGTCGACGAACTCCTATCGGACCCGCGATTTGGCGAGAGGATGGCTCGCGACTGGCTCGACGTGGTTCGTTATGCGGAGACCAATAGCTTTGAGCGTGACGGCCCCAAGCCGAACGCGTACCACTATCGCGATTACGTGATCGAATCGTTCAATGAGGACAAATCCTACCGACAATTCATCATCGAACAGCTGGCGGGCGACGAAGTGGAATCGCCGACGACGGAATCGCTCACCGCGACCGGATTCTATCGTCTCGGTATTTGGGACGATGAACCGGCCGATCCCCTCCAAGCTCGGTTCGACGAATACGACGACTTGGTAACCACGATCGGGCAAGGGATCATGGGTCTCACCGTTAACTGCGCCCGATGCCACGACCACAAGATCGATCCGATCCCCCAAAAAGACTACTACCAGATGGTGGCATTCCTGCGCGACGTGACTTCGTACGGTTCGCGAGGCGATGAGCGTAGCAATTCACAAATCGATGTCTCCACCGCCGAGGTGAGACAACAATCCGTTCAATTCAAGGAACGCATCAAAGAGATTCGTCGCCTTCGCCGCGAGATCGAGAACGAAGGGATCGCGACGATGAATGACGAGGATAAGACGGCCGCAAAGAGCCCCGATCGCGACAAAGTGATCGCTTCCAAGCTCAAGGACCAACTCACGGAAGGTCGCTGGATGGAATACGAGGCGCTCAAACAAGAACTCGATCAGGTCAACAAGAAAATCGAACAGCTCCAGACGGAGTTTCGTTTGGGACTGGCGAGAAAAGAGTCCGCTCCTCCGGACACGCATCTCCTGCTGCGCGGTTCTCCCCAAGCCGAAGGAGACAAAGTCGATCCGGACTATCCCGAACTTTTTCAAGAGGCTGCACCGAAGATCCAGAACTCGCAGCCAGGAGCCAGTTCCGCCGGCCGTAGAATCGTCCTCGCGCGATGGCTTACCTCCGACTCCAACCGTCTTACCGGGCGGGTGATTGTCAATCGCATTTGGCAACATCACTTTGGACGTGGAATCGTTCGGTCGGCAAACAACTTCGGTCAGATGGGCGATCCCCCCACGCATCCCGAGCTGCTCGACTTTTTGGTGCAGGAGCTTGTTCGGAGCGATTGGCGTCTTAAACCGCTTCATCGCATGATGCTGTTGAGTGAAACGTATCGTCAAAGTTCGATCGCCGGCGATGAGGATGTCGAAAAGGATCCTCAAAACGATCTCTTCGCACGCTTCAACGCGAGGCGCCTCAGCGCAGAAGAATTGCGGGACTCAGTCTTAGCCGTCTCGGGTCGTATCGAGTATTCGAAGTATGGCCCCAGCATCTTCCCGGAGGTTTCCGACGACGTAAAAGCGACGCAAAGTGTCCCTGGCAAGGGGTGGAACAATTCGTCCCAGCGAGAACAGTCGCGTCGCAGTATCTACATTCACATCAAACGATCGCTCGTTCCGCCCGAACTATCGGTCTTCGACTACCCTGAAACCGATGTGACCTGCGAAGCTCGCTTTTTGACAACTCAAGCCGCGCAAGCCCTCAATATGCTGAACGGAGGGTTCATTCAAAAGCATGCGACACTCTTGGCAAACTTCGTGGCCCCACAAAGGGACTCGCTCGAAGAGAGACTCGCGTTGGCGATCGAAACGGTTAACACCCGTCCCGCCGATCGTTCGGAGATCGAACGCGGTGTGCGGCGTATTCAAATCCTGAGGGACAAATTCCGATTGAGCGAATCGGATGCGTTCCGAGAGTACTGTCTCGTCCTTCTCAACAGCAACGAATTCCTCTACTTGGATTAA